The Mucilaginibacter terrenus genome has a segment encoding these proteins:
- a CDS encoding SDR family oxidoreductase — MKHTEPTSSTDPKIKLTMENDAGVKIADKQEHQPGVEAEMDPKPEYIKSTYKAAGKLEGKVALITGGDSGIGRAVAVHYAHEGADVAIVYLEEDADAQETKEAVEAAGKRCLLIPGDVKDRAFCKQAVEQTVAELGKLNILVNNAGVQFPQKEFKDISEEQLETTFKTNIFAYFHFVNAAIDHLNEGDTIINTTSVTAYRSSPNLVDYSSTKGAITTFTRSLATNLVEKKIRVNAVAPGPIWTPLIVSTFEEEKIKEFGSETAMKRAGQPSELGPAYVFLASDDSSYITGQVIHVNGGEVVNG; from the coding sequence TTGAAACATACAGAACCAACATCATCAACTGACCCCAAAATAAAACTTACAATGGAAAATGACGCAGGAGTAAAAATAGCGGATAAACAAGAACATCAGCCGGGAGTAGAGGCGGAGATGGATCCGAAACCAGAGTATATCAAATCAACCTACAAAGCGGCCGGAAAGCTGGAAGGTAAGGTAGCGTTAATTACAGGCGGAGATAGCGGCATTGGCAGGGCTGTAGCGGTGCATTATGCACATGAAGGTGCAGATGTTGCTATAGTTTACCTTGAAGAGGATGCAGACGCACAAGAGACCAAAGAAGCAGTAGAAGCTGCAGGAAAGCGTTGCCTGTTGATACCAGGCGATGTTAAAGATCGTGCGTTTTGTAAGCAAGCTGTAGAACAAACAGTTGCTGAATTAGGTAAACTGAACATCTTAGTTAACAATGCGGGTGTGCAATTTCCGCAAAAGGAGTTTAAAGATATCAGCGAAGAACAGCTTGAAACTACTTTCAAGACCAATATTTTCGCTTATTTCCACTTTGTGAATGCAGCTATTGATCACCTGAATGAAGGCGACACAATCATCAACACTACCTCTGTAACAGCGTATCGTTCCTCGCCCAATTTGGTAGACTATTCGTCAACAAAGGGGGCCATAACAACTTTTACACGGTCGCTGGCTACTAACCTGGTAGAAAAGAAGATTCGTGTAAATGCTGTTGCGCCAGGACCTATTTGGACGCCCTTGATTGTATCCACCTTTGAGGAAGAAAAGATAAAGGAGTTTGGTAGTGAAACGGCGATGAAACGTGCGGGTCAGCCATCAGAATTGGGGCCGGCATACGTGTTTCTCGCTTCAGACGATTCATCGTACATCACCGGGCAAGTAATCCACGTCAACGGTGGCGAAGTAGTTAACGGATAA
- a CDS encoding SDR family NAD(P)-dependent oxidoreductase → MENTKGYALITGASSGIGYELAKLFAKDQYNLIIVGRNQAELESKAAEFRQNGVDVISIEKDLFNREEVFQLCEEVSSRNLLVDVLVNDAGQGVYGLFKDNDIKRELKIIDLNIGALTILTKHFLKEMVSRNQGKILNLASIASTTPGPWQAVYHGTKAYVLSITEAIREEIKDTEVTITALLPGPVDTDFFNKADMQSSRIVQDKSSLSDPADVAKDGYDALMSGTDKIVSGFKNKVTVAMSNITPDTTVAHMMNEMQKPVEE, encoded by the coding sequence ATGGAAAACACAAAAGGATACGCCTTAATTACCGGTGCAAGCAGCGGTATAGGCTACGAATTGGCAAAGTTATTTGCCAAAGACCAATATAATTTAATAATTGTGGGCCGCAACCAGGCCGAACTTGAGAGCAAAGCAGCAGAGTTCAGGCAGAATGGTGTGGATGTGATCAGCATTGAAAAGGATCTGTTCAACCGCGAAGAAGTATTTCAACTTTGCGAAGAAGTAAGCAGCCGCAATTTACTGGTAGATGTATTGGTGAATGATGCAGGGCAGGGCGTTTACGGCTTATTTAAAGATAATGATATAAAGCGTGAACTGAAGATCATTGACCTGAATATCGGCGCCCTCACCATTCTCACCAAACATTTCCTGAAAGAAATGGTAAGCCGCAACCAGGGTAAGATACTCAATTTGGCGTCTATAGCTAGTACGACCCCAGGCCCGTGGCAGGCAGTGTATCATGGTACTAAAGCTTATGTATTGTCCATTACAGAAGCAATACGTGAGGAGATTAAAGATACTGAGGTTACAATTACAGCCTTGCTGCCTGGCCCGGTAGATACTGACTTTTTCAACAAAGCAGATATGCAGAGCAGCAGGATTGTGCAGGATAAGAGTTCGTTGTCTGATCCCGCTGATGTTGCCAAAGACGGCTATGACGCGTTGATGTCCGGTACAGACAAGATTGTGTCAGGGTTTAAAAACAAAGTTACTGTGGCAATGAGCAACATAACACCAGACACTACCGTCGCACATATGATGAATGAAATGCAGAAACCAGTAGAAGAATAA
- a CDS encoding polysaccharide deacetylase family protein, whose product MILLSFDIEEFDMPLEYGKEISFDDQINISATGTRRILDLLTKHEIKATFFCTATFALSKPELIKEMVAAGHELASHGHYHSKFEPADLYSSKKVLEEISETTVKGYRMARMMPVDGAEIKKAGYLYNSSINPTWLPGRYNNLKVSRNMFWQDGVLQLPASVTPGFRFPLFWLSIHNLPLALYQRMCLRTYKADGYLNLYFHPWEFTDLNDRKRFGFPGYVSKNSGDSMVSRMNRLISTFKQNGLLFGTIADSVFEKNINFSVKEKAAL is encoded by the coding sequence GAGTTTGACATGCCATTGGAATATGGCAAGGAAATCTCTTTCGACGACCAGATAAATATTTCTGCAACAGGCACAAGGCGTATTTTAGATCTTCTGACCAAACATGAAATAAAAGCCACTTTCTTTTGTACTGCGACCTTTGCGTTAAGCAAACCTGAGCTAATTAAAGAAATGGTTGCTGCAGGCCATGAACTGGCATCCCATGGGCATTACCATTCTAAATTCGAGCCTGCTGATTTATACAGCTCGAAGAAAGTTCTGGAAGAAATTAGCGAGACTACCGTAAAAGGCTACCGTATGGCAAGAATGATGCCCGTGGACGGTGCAGAAATCAAGAAAGCCGGCTACCTGTACAATAGTTCGATCAACCCTACTTGGCTTCCCGGCAGATATAACAACCTTAAAGTCTCAAGAAACATGTTCTGGCAGGATGGTGTGCTACAGCTACCTGCTTCGGTTACTCCCGGGTTTAGGTTTCCGCTGTTTTGGTTATCTATACATAACCTGCCACTCGCATTATACCAACGCATGTGCCTAAGAACTTACAAAGCCGATGGATATCTTAATTTGTACTTCCATCCATGGGAATTTACTGATTTGAATGATAGAAAACGTTTCGGTTTCCCTGGTTATGTAAGTAAAAACTCTGGTGATTCAATGGTGAGCCGGATGAACCGTCTTATATCAACATTCAAACAAAACGGTCTGCTTTTCGGCACCATAGCAGATTCCGTGTTTGAAAAGAACATAAATTTCTCAGTCAAAGAAAAAGCCGCCTTGTAG